The DNA window TTGTGACATATAAGGGTTTATTGTTTGTTGTTATGGGTTGATGGTTTGTCAAATATACAAAGATTATTATGAAATCGACTGCCTAGCCCAGATGGAAATGGAAATCCTTTTTTTGAGAAAAGCTATTTTTTTCCCGGCCTTGCAGAACGACCGAAGGAAGTTCCTGCAAGGCCTTGGAAAAAAAGATTTTATGAAAAAAGATTGTAATGAACAGCTGGAAATTGCTTCAAAAAAAGATTATGATAAGACGGATTAAATATTTAATTTTGCAACTTCAAAAAAAATACAATAATCTACTATATTATGGTAAAAGATTTATTCGAAAGAATTCAAAATAATAAAGGCCCACTAGGAAAATGGGCTTCACAAGCAGAAGGATATTTTGTGTTTCCTAAATTAGAAGGAGAATTAGGGCCCAGAATGCAGTTTCAAGGAAAAGAGGTTTTGAATTGGAGTTTGAATGACTATTTGGGTCTTGCCAATCATCCAGAAGTGCGTAAAGCTGATGCTGATGCCGCTGCTGCTTTTGGTGCTGCTGCTCCAATGGGGGCTAGAATGATGAGCGGTCATACTAAATATCACGAGCAATTAGAGCAGGAATTGGCTGCTTTTGTAATGAAAGAATCGGCTTATTTGTTGAATTTCGGATACCAAGGAATTATGTCAGCAATTGACGCTTTGGTCACAAGAAATGATGTGATTGTGTACGATGTAGATGCGCACGCTTGTATTATTGACGGTGTTCGTTTGCACAGCGGAAAGCGTTTTACGTACAAGCACAACGACATCGAAAGTATGGAGAAAAACTTGCAACGTGCTACCAAATTGGCTACAGAACAAGGAGGAGGAATCCTTTTTATTACCGAAGGTGTTTTTGGAATGCGCGGTCAACAAGGAAAGTTGAAAGAAATTGTGGAAATGAAAAAGAAATACAATTTCCGTCTTTTGGTTGATGATGCACACGGTTTTGGTACACTTGGTAAAACAGGTGCTGGAGCAGGCGAGGAGCAAGGTTGCCAGGATGGAATTGATGTTTACTTTTCGACTTTTGCTAAATCGATGGCCAATATTGGTGCTTTTTTAGCGGCAGATAAAGACATTATCGATTATTTGAAATACAATTTGCGTTCTCAGATGTTTGCCAAAGCTTTGCCGATGATTCAAACGATTGGTTCGTTGAAACGTTTGCAATTGTTGCGTGATAATCCAGCATTGAAAGATAAACTTTGGGAAAATGTAAACGCCTTGCAAAATGGTTTACGAAGCAAAGGATTTAATATTGGCGATACCAATACTTGTGTAACACCAGTTTATTTAGAAGGAAGTGTGCCAGAAGCGATGGTAATGGTGAATGACTTGCGAGAAAACTACGGTATTTTCTTGTCGATTGTAATCTATCCGGTTATCCCAAAAGGAATGATTTTATTGCGTGTGATTCCTACAGCCTCCCATACTCTAGAAGATATCGCTGAAACACTTAGCGCTTTTGAGGCTATTCGTGAGAAATTAGTAAACGGTACTTACAAAGAAATCGCGAGCAGAACTACGGTTGATTTGGACGCTTAATTGCAGATTTCAGATTAAGAATGTTAAACATCTATATAAAAAAACGGAAACGTCTTGATATTTCAAGGAGTTTTCGTTTTTTTTATAAGTAATCTGAAATCTAAATATTATTTCTGGTACAACAAAGATTCAAATGTTTCGAAAGAAACTGTTTCATCCTCATTGACAAAATACTTTATCAAAACCTCACCCCAGTATTCCCCATCACTGAAATCGGCAATAATCCAGCGGTGATTCAGGACTTTTACTTTATTGATGATGAACTTATTGGCCCCAATTTGATCTTGTCCCACAAAAGGATTTCCCTTTGGATTGGCATTCAAATCCATCAATTTTTCGGTTACAAAAGGAATCAGTTTTTCGACTTGAATCGTTTTAGTGGCATTCTCGGGGTTGAAATAATTTTGTGCATTTTCGTTTTTTTCTAAAGAAAAATAATTGGCATCAACCAGTTTAGCATTGGCAAGCGCTATCTCTTTTTTATACTTGGCTTCCATTTTTGCACTTTTATCTTTTTCAAAAGACAGTTCTTTGCTGAAATACATATAGGTAAAAACGTTCAAGAGTACAATAATTATAAAAAGGTAAAGCAATAAGGATTTTTTCATTTTAATATTTATTTGATAGAAATTTCTAAGTTATCGTAAGCCAAATAAACGTTTTTTGGCAGTTTTTGTTGTACCTCCTCGTGAAAACCTAGAATATGGCTAATGTGAGTAAGATAGGCTTTTTCGGGTTGTACTAATGCAATAAAATCCAAGGCCTCTTGTAAGTTAAAATGAGAATGGTGTGGTTCTTCGCGCAAAGCATTTATAACAAGTACTTTTAGATTTTTTAATTTTGCGATTTCAGCTTGGTCGATTGTTTTCACATCGGTCAGATAAGCAAAATCACCTAATCGATATCCAAAAACTTGCAGTTTGCCGTGCATCACATTGATGGGAACCGCCATTTTGTTTCCTATCGCAAATGGTTGATTATTAATTACTTCAATGGGTTTTACCGAGGGTGCTCCGGGATATTTATTTTCAGTTTCAAAGATGTAATCGAATCGTTTTTTGAGATTTTCGATCACGCGCTGATGACCATAAATGGGTATGTCACCCTGCTTAAAAAAAAAGGGACGAATGTCGTCTAATCCTGCGGTGTGGTCTGAATGTTCGTGAGTAAAAAGGATGCCATCTACTTTTTGACAATTTGATCGAAGCATTTGTTGTCTAAAATCGGGCCCACAATCTATAACAAACGAATACTGTTCCCAATGAATCCAAACAGCTACCCGAAGTCTTTTGTCTTTGAAATCAGTACTTTGACAAACTGAATGCATACTTCCTATCACAGGAATTCCTTGTGATGTGCCAGTTCCTAAAAAATAAACATTCATCCAAAAACAGTTGTTAATTATTATACAAAAATAGCAATAAATCTCTATAATTTGTAACATTATTTACTAACTTTGCACCAAAACAGCGATTTCTTTATGAAAAGAGACACCGAAATTAAGTTAAAAGGTGACAGGGTCATCGAACAAATTCCTTCTATAAAAGATAAAGCCCTTCGAATCAATTTGAATGAAAATATCTACGGTACTTTTTCTGAAATTGGAGCTGGTCAAGAAACCGTAAGGCATTTTTTTAGAGCTGGAGGTTCATCGGGAACCATAGCGAAAGCGATGTCGGCTTATGACAAAGATTTTAGTGATGCCATTTATGGGGTCGAAGATGACGGGCGTTATGTAACCGAAAGTCGTCTGAAAAAAATCCTTTCGCACGAGGCCGGTTTGATTGAAAAAAGGTTGAGCCGAAAAAAACATCCCAATAAAATATTTTTCAGTTTTGCCAATACTGTCGCTACCATTGATTTCGCAAAACAATTCAAAGGACATGGTTGGGTAGGCATCAAATATCAATTGGAGCCGGAGGAAGAATACAACGAAATTATTCTGCACATTCGATTCAAGGAAACCGATGTTCGATTGCAACAAGAAACCCTCGGAATACTTGGTGTGAATCTTATTTATGGTGCATTTTATAAATACAATAACCCTAAACATTTGTTGCGTTATTTGTATGATCATCTTGATAAAGACCAATTAGAAATCGATACCATCAACTTTTCTGGGCCACGATTTGCCAATGTAGACAACCGATTAATGAGTTTGCAATTGGTAAAAAATGGAATGACTGATGCCGTAATTTTTGATCCAGAAGCCAAAAACATTTTGCCAGCAGCGATTTTATACAAAAAAAATATCCTAGCCATCAGAGGAAGTTTCCGTCCAGTGACCAAGGTAAATATGGATATGTATGAGGAATCATTAAAAATGTTCAAAAACGAACATAAAGTAGATCCTGACAATACCTTAGTCATATTTGAAATCACACTGTCGAACCTGCGTTCGGATGGAGAAATTGATGAAAAAGACTTTATGGATCGGGCTGAATTGCTCTGTTCCTTGGGGCAGACCGTAATGATTTCTAATTTTCAAGAATATTATAAAGTAGTAGAATATTTTGCAAAATACACCAAAGCACGGATGGGATTGGCTATGGGTGTTAATAATTTGATTGATATTTTTGATGAAAAATACTACCGTCATTTGAGCGGTGGAATCCTCGAAGCTTTCGGAAAATTATTCTACCGTGACATGAAAGTGTATTTATACCCTATGATTGGCGAAGATGGCGAAATGATGGATTCTGAAACATTGAAAGTTCATCCTCGAATGAAAGAATTGTATAAATTCTTTAAATTCAACGGAAAAGTAGTGGATATTGAGAATTATAATCCTAAAAACTTATCGGTATTTTCGCGTGAAGTCCTGAAAATGATTGGTGAATGTAAGCCCGGTTGGGAAACAATGCTGCCCGTAGGTGTGGCTAAAATCATTAAGAAAAAGAAACTCTTCGGATACAACCCCAATGTGCTTCTAGAAAAAAATAATTAAAATGCACCAAATATAACCCAATAAAAAAAGCCAAGAAATAATGATTTACTTGGCTTTTTTGTTTCTAATATATTTTCTATTTCAAAATCTGAGCGGCGTGTGCTTTGGTTTTTACTTCTGAAATTACTTCTTCGATGATCCCGTTTTCGTCAATCACAAAAGTGGTTCGGTGAATGCCGTCGTACTCTTTTCCCATAAATTTTTTGGGGCCCCAAACTCCGAACGCCTGAATTACAGATTTATCTTCGTCTGCCAATAGAGGAAAGGGGAAATCGTACTTTTCTTTGAATTTGGCTTGGGCTTTGGCGGCATCCGCGCTAACACCCAAAAGAGCATAATTGTGTGCCTGAAAACGTTCGAAATTGTCTCTCAAATCGCAAGCTTCAGCGGTACAGCCTGGTGTATTGGCTTTTGGGTAAAAGAAAACGACTAGTTTTTTTCCTTTGTAATCGGATAATTTGTGTGAGTTTCCATCTTGGTCAATTCCTGAAAAATGGGGTGCTTGATCTCCTTTTTGTAATGTTGTCATTTTTAAGTTAGAGGTTAGAAGTTTAAAATTGATTTTGGTTATTGCAATTGCAATTCAAATTGACTTTCTTTACGATTCAAATTTACTGAAAAATGACCAAACAAGAGCGTGTAACGTTTGTTATAAATACGTTAAAAGAGATTTATCCTGAGATTCCAATCCCTTTGAACCACAAAGATCCTTATACGTTGCTGATTGCAGTTTTGCTCTCGGCGCAGTGCACGGATGTTCGAGTAAATCAGATTACGCCACTGCTTTTTGCTAGGGCTGACAATCCCTATGATATGGTTAAAATGTCGGTGGAACAAATCAAGGAAATCATTCGCCCCTGCGGTTTGTCACCTATGAAATCGAAAGGAATTCACGGTTTATCACAAATTTTGATTGAAAAACACGATGGAAAAGTGCCTCAAAGTTTCGAATTGCTGGAAGAGTTGCCGGCTGTGGGCCATAAAACCGCTAGTGTGGTGATGTCGCAAGCCTTTGGAGTTCCAGCTTTTCCGGTGGATACGCACATTCACCGATTGATGTATCGGTGGAATTTATCGAATGGTAAAAACGTGGTGCAGACTGAAAAAGATGCTAAAAGACTTTTTCCCAAAGAAATCTGGAACGATTTACACCTTCAAATAATTTGGTATGGTCGAGAATACTCTCCCGCACGAGGTTGGGATATGGACAAAGATATCATCACTAAAACAGTTGGAAAAAAATCAGTTTTAGCAGAGTATTATAAAAAAATGTCCCGATAAGTTATCGGGACATTTTCTTAATTAGCTATAATTTCGAAACTTTTATTATTTACATTTAGTATGCTTAGCGCTTTTGAGTAATTTAATAAAAAAGAAATAGTCTCTTTTTTGGGTTTCATTGAATTAGTAACTAATGTTTTTTTTGAGTAAATTTTTGCCATATAGTAGTTTTTTTATACTAGTCTAACGCAAAAATTTATTTTATAGTATCAATTCGTTAAAATAATTTGATGTTTTTCGATAACTTTCCGCATATTCATCAAGGCATACCGCATACGACCCAGTGCCGTATTGATGCTAACGCCTGTCAAATCTGAGATTTCCTTAAAACTCAAATCCTGATACATTCGCATGATTAACACTTCTTTTTGATCGGCAGGAAGCTCTTCGATGAGTTTTCGGAGGTCCATTTCTACTTGTTCTTGAATGATTTTGCCTTCAACACTTAGCGAATCATCG is part of the Flavobacterium nackdongense genome and encodes:
- a CDS encoding aminotransferase class I/II-fold pyridoxal phosphate-dependent enzyme — its product is MVKDLFERIQNNKGPLGKWASQAEGYFVFPKLEGELGPRMQFQGKEVLNWSLNDYLGLANHPEVRKADADAAAAFGAAAPMGARMMSGHTKYHEQLEQELAAFVMKESAYLLNFGYQGIMSAIDALVTRNDVIVYDVDAHACIIDGVRLHSGKRFTYKHNDIESMEKNLQRATKLATEQGGGILFITEGVFGMRGQQGKLKEIVEMKKKYNFRLLVDDAHGFGTLGKTGAGAGEEQGCQDGIDVYFSTFAKSMANIGAFLAADKDIIDYLKYNLRSQMFAKALPMIQTIGSLKRLQLLRDNPALKDKLWENVNALQNGLRSKGFNIGDTNTCVTPVYLEGSVPEAMVMVNDLRENYGIFLSIVIYPVIPKGMILLRVIPTASHTLEDIAETLSAFEAIREKLVNGTYKEIASRTTVDLDA
- a CDS encoding MBL fold metallo-hydrolase → MNVYFLGTGTSQGIPVIGSMHSVCQSTDFKDKRLRVAVWIHWEQYSFVIDCGPDFRQQMLRSNCQKVDGILFTHEHSDHTAGLDDIRPFFFKQGDIPIYGHQRVIENLKKRFDYIFETENKYPGAPSVKPIEVINNQPFAIGNKMAVPINVMHGKLQVFGYRLGDFAYLTDVKTIDQAEIAKLKNLKVLVINALREEPHHSHFNLQEALDFIALVQPEKAYLTHISHILGFHEEVQQKLPKNVYLAYDNLEISIK
- a CDS encoding TonB-dependent receptor, producing MKRDTEIKLKGDRVIEQIPSIKDKALRINLNENIYGTFSEIGAGQETVRHFFRAGGSSGTIAKAMSAYDKDFSDAIYGVEDDGRYVTESRLKKILSHEAGLIEKRLSRKKHPNKIFFSFANTVATIDFAKQFKGHGWVGIKYQLEPEEEYNEIILHIRFKETDVRLQQETLGILGVNLIYGAFYKYNNPKHLLRYLYDHLDKDQLEIDTINFSGPRFANVDNRLMSLQLVKNGMTDAVIFDPEAKNILPAAILYKKNILAIRGSFRPVTKVNMDMYEESLKMFKNEHKVDPDNTLVIFEITLSNLRSDGEIDEKDFMDRAELLCSLGQTVMISNFQEYYKVVEYFAKYTKARMGLAMGVNNLIDIFDEKYYRHLSGGILEAFGKLFYRDMKVYLYPMIGEDGEMMDSETLKVHPRMKELYKFFKFNGKVVDIENYNPKNLSVFSREVLKMIGECKPGWETMLPVGVAKIIKKKKLFGYNPNVLLEKNN
- the bcp gene encoding thioredoxin-dependent thiol peroxidase, which encodes MTTLQKGDQAPHFSGIDQDGNSHKLSDYKGKKLVVFFYPKANTPGCTAEACDLRDNFERFQAHNYALLGVSADAAKAQAKFKEKYDFPFPLLADEDKSVIQAFGVWGPKKFMGKEYDGIHRTTFVIDENGIIEEVISEVKTKAHAAQILK
- a CDS encoding endonuclease III domain-containing protein; translation: MTKQERVTFVINTLKEIYPEIPIPLNHKDPYTLLIAVLLSAQCTDVRVNQITPLLFARADNPYDMVKMSVEQIKEIIRPCGLSPMKSKGIHGLSQILIEKHDGKVPQSFELLEELPAVGHKTASVVMSQAFGVPAFPVDTHIHRLMYRWNLSNGKNVVQTEKDAKRLFPKEIWNDLHLQIIWYGREYSPARGWDMDKDIITKTVGKKSVLAEYYKKMSR